In Anaerolineales bacterium, the following proteins share a genomic window:
- a CDS encoding C39 family peptidase, with translation MQDSYLRPSNRRRRPPTPKWLRVLAILLAGLLLVLLIYNLPPVKERLAWRLEALRTRIVYFFNPPQEAVFQPQITTISQPTQLPTRTPQATQPATAVPLPPQVQLGGFTYVDQHNRWNYCGPANMTMALNFWGWEGDRDDVARYVKPGIGSNPNQPEDKNVMPYEMEDFANTQVPGMQALIRMGGEMDTLKRLLAAGFPAIVEKGYYTTDASGKYSWLGHYQFVTGYDDAEGVFIVQDTYERGGESDTGKNMRWPYADFYSAWRQFNFLFIVVYPQAQQAALLEALGPWADEQWAFTHAMQTARADSETLSGLDAYYAWFNVGTNHVRLLEYADAAHAYDYAFQLYQGLDPETRPYRMLWYQSWPYWAYYYSGRYADVIALANVTLLETIAEPTLEESIYWRGLAREAIGETDNAIADYREAVRLNPNFGPGIAQLQRLGVSP, from the coding sequence ATGCAAGACTCCTATCTTCGCCCCAGTAACCGTCGCCGCCGCCCACCCACACCAAAATGGCTGCGCGTGCTGGCGATCCTGCTGGCGGGCCTGTTGCTGGTCCTGCTGATCTATAACCTGCCGCCGGTTAAAGAGCGCCTGGCGTGGCGCCTCGAGGCACTGCGCACCCGTATCGTCTATTTCTTCAATCCACCACAAGAGGCGGTGTTCCAGCCGCAAATCACCACCATCAGCCAACCTACACAGCTGCCCACCCGCACGCCGCAGGCGACGCAGCCGGCCACGGCGGTGCCACTGCCGCCTCAGGTGCAATTGGGTGGCTTCACCTATGTAGACCAGCACAACCGCTGGAACTATTGCGGCCCGGCCAATATGACCATGGCGCTCAACTTCTGGGGCTGGGAGGGCGACCGTGATGACGTGGCACGTTACGTCAAACCCGGCATTGGCAGCAACCCCAACCAACCGGAAGACAAGAACGTGATGCCCTATGAGATGGAGGACTTTGCCAACACGCAGGTGCCCGGCATGCAGGCCCTCATCCGCATGGGCGGCGAGATGGATACGCTCAAGCGCCTGCTGGCGGCTGGCTTCCCCGCCATCGTCGAGAAGGGCTACTACACCACCGATGCCAGCGGCAAATACTCGTGGCTGGGGCACTACCAATTTGTCACTGGTTACGACGATGCCGAAGGTGTCTTCATCGTGCAGGATACCTACGAGCGCGGGGGCGAGAGCGATACGGGCAAGAACATGCGCTGGCCCTATGCGGATTTCTATTCCGCTTGGCGCCAGTTCAACTTCCTGTTTATTGTGGTGTACCCGCAGGCACAGCAAGCCGCGCTGCTGGAGGCGCTTGGCCCCTGGGCGGATGAGCAATGGGCCTTCACGCATGCCATGCAGACCGCCCGCGCCGATAGCGAGACCCTCAGCGGGCTGGATGCCTACTATGCCTGGTTCAATGTCGGCACCAATCATGTGCGCCTGTTGGAATATGCCGACGCAGCGCATGCCTACGATTACGCCTTTCAGCTCTACCAGGGCCTCGACCCTGAGACGCGCCCGTATCGCATGCTGTGGTATCAGAGCTGGCCATACTGGGCTTACTACTACAGTGGCCGCTATGCGGATGTGATTGCCCTGGCTAATGTCACGTTGTTGGAAACCATTGCTGAGCCCACGCTGGAGGAGAGTATCTACTGGCGTGGCCTGGCACGCGAAGCCATTGGCGAGACGGATAACGCCATCGCTGATTATCGTGAGGCGGTGCGTCTCAACCCTAATTTTGGCCCCGGCATTGCTCAGTTGCAACGCTTGGGAGTAAGCCCCTAG
- a CDS encoding SDR family oxidoreductase encodes MERWKNSTVLITGGGSGIGRALAQAIAARGGWVTVADIDLAAAQAVAAACGAQAAAVKLDVRDAKAFQKCVDAIVQQHGHLDYLFNNAGIGIAGEVSEIPAEAWQRIIDININGTLNGVAAAYPQMLRQGRGHIINTASLAGLGPAPLLTPYAMTKHAIVGLSHSLRIEAAAQGVCVSVLCPASVETPMLDAPPPADIKNMPWTPNVRRFLTKLAGPPYPADKFAAEALRGVERNAATIVAPARARLVWYLGRLAPNIVEAASLQAVAAERATRG; translated from the coding sequence ATGGAACGATGGAAAAACTCCACAGTACTGATTACCGGCGGCGGTTCGGGAATTGGCCGCGCCTTGGCGCAGGCGATTGCCGCGCGGGGCGGCTGGGTGACCGTGGCGGATATAGATTTGGCTGCTGCCCAGGCTGTGGCCGCGGCGTGCGGCGCACAGGCCGCAGCAGTGAAACTGGATGTGCGTGACGCTAAGGCTTTCCAGAAATGCGTGGATGCTATTGTCCAGCAGCACGGCCACCTTGACTACTTGTTCAACAATGCTGGCATTGGCATTGCGGGGGAAGTCTCCGAAATTCCGGCGGAAGCTTGGCAGCGCATTATTGATATCAATATCAACGGTACGTTAAACGGGGTGGCGGCCGCTTACCCACAGATGCTGCGCCAGGGGCGTGGGCACATTATTAACACCGCCTCGCTGGCCGGCCTCGGCCCAGCGCCATTGCTGACCCCGTACGCAATGACCAAGCATGCCATCGTGGGCCTGAGCCATAGTTTGCGCATTGAGGCCGCTGCGCAAGGTGTGTGCGTCAGCGTTTTGTGCCCCGCTTCGGTGGAGACGCCCATGCTGGATGCGCCGCCCCCGGCCGATATCAAGAATATGCCCTGGACGCCCAATGTGCGCCGCTTCCTCACCAAACTGGCCGGGCCGCCGTATCCGGCCGATAAGTTCGCCGCCGAAGCGCTGCGCGGCGTGGAGCGCAATGCGGCCACCATCGTGGCGCCGGCGCGGGCGCGCCTGGTGTGGTATCTGGGCCGCCTGGCACCCAACATCGTTGAGGCGGCCAGCCTGCAGGCGGTTGCCGCGGAGCGCGCCACGCGGGGCTGA